The following DNA comes from Bos indicus x Bos taurus breed Angus x Brahman F1 hybrid chromosome 5, Bos_hybrid_MaternalHap_v2.0, whole genome shotgun sequence.
CTTTTTATAAAAGTAAGTAGTGTAagggatcctctatgacccacctcccagaatactggaaataaaagcaaaaataaacaaatgggacctacttaaactcaaaagcttctgcacaacaagggaaactataagcaaggtgaaaagacagccttcagaatgggagaaaataatagcaaatgaagcaactgacaaacaactaatctcaaaaatatacaagcaactcctacagctcaattccagaaaaataaatgacccaatcaaaaaatgggccaaagaactaaatagacatttctccgaagaagacatacagatggctaacaaacacatgaaaagatgctcaacatcactcattatcagagaaatgcaaatcaaaaccactatgaggtaccatttcacaccagtcagaatggctgtgatccaaaagtctacaagcaataaatgctggagagggtgtggagaaaagggaaccctcttacactgttggtgggaatgtaaactagtacagccactatggagaacagtgtggagattccttaaaaaactggaaatagaactgccttatgacccagcaatcccactgctgggcatacacactgaggaaaccagaagggaaagggacacgtgtaccccaatgttcatcgcagcactgtttataatagccaggacatggaagcaacctagatgtccatcagcagatgaatggataagaaagctgtggaacatatacacaatggagtattactcagccattaaaaagaatacatttgaatcagttctaatgaggtggatgaaactggagcctattatacagagtgaagtaagccagaaggaaaaacaccaatacagtatactaatgcatatatatggaatttagaaagatggtaacaataaccctgtgtacgagacagcaaaagaagacactgatgtatagaacagtcttacggactctgtgggagagggagagggtgggaagatttgggagaatggcattgaaacatgtagaatatcatgtatgaaatgagtcaccagtccaggttcgatgcacgatactggatgcttggggctggtgcactgggatgacccagagggatggtatggggagggaggagggttcaggatggggaacacatgtatacctgtggtggattcactacgatatttggcaaaaccaatacaatattgtaaagtttaaaaaaaaaaaaaaatagtagtgtaagggacttccctggtggtccagtggttaagaatccaccttgcaacgcaggggatgcaggtttgatccctggtgggggaactaagatcccacatgccatggagccagTAAGCCCGTGCATGGCAACTAGAGTCCGTGCGCCTACATGAATGATCCCACATGACTAAACGAGGACCCAGCAGCTCAGATCTGACTCAGCCAGAGACCCACGGGAGTGACCAGAGACTGACAAGAAAAAGAGACCTTCCCCCAGAGAAAACACCAGGTGGTTGTGAAGAAATGTCATGGGAAGCAAGGCACAGATAATCCGAATCTCATACAAACTGTTCCAGTgtacagggggaaaaaaggagacatTCTTCCCAACTGCAAATTCTTTTATGAAGGCTTAAAACTGAAACACAACAAGGAAAGTTACAGACAAGCCTCACTCATGGAGGCTGATATAACTAAATGGTGACATGTTAAAGGCACTCACATTAATATCAGGAAAAGGACGAGGATGGATTAACACCAAAGCTGTTAATACTGTGCTGAGGTCCTGATTAGTAcagtgcctttttaaaaaaaaaagactcaaaggaaaaaaaaaaacctgatattATTCACACATGGTGCGGTTTTCTATGTAGGAAAcccaaaggaaccagagatagtCAGACTCATAAGATAGCTGAGCACATGTGCTGGATAGAAAATCAATATGGAAAAATCAATTTGACAAAGGAGCCATAGTTATGTAAGATGCTAACGTGGGAAACTGGGGGAAGGGGATGTGGGATTGCTTTACCTTTGTAACTTGTAAATTTACAATTATTCCTAAAcaatcttattttaataaataattattaaaattaataagtcTGACAATAGTAAGTGTTATGGAAGAGACAGAACAACAAAatttctcacattaaaaaaattttcacaagCTGCTGACAGAGGACAAGTCGGAAAACACTGTGAAAACAGTTGGGCGCTGTCTTGCAACTCAGAACATGTCTACACTGCTGGAACCAGAAATTCCTTCCCAGGCGTATGGCCAGAGGCACTCCTGCACGCATGCCCGACAGTGTTCCAAAGAGCAGTGCTTCCAACCGCAGAGAGGTGGACCTGTCCAGCAGCAAGACTGTCGTTCAATAAACCACCGATAAGCTGGGACACATTTAAAACCAAACGCCCACCAACACGTGGACTCAGATTACGCATTCGCAGAGGGAATCCACAGAGGGTGAAAACTGGTGTGGAGAGGGGAGAATCGTAGCCACGTCAAAGGCCTTGGCCTCGGCACACAGACAGACTTGGATGTGCACTTTGAAAATCTCtcatggggagggagatgataAGAATAAACATGTCTAAAAAGGATcctcaggaaggaaggagataatgAAAAAAAGGTGAGAAACAATGACCTAGATGAATCTCAAGAATATAACAGtgaatgaaaaaagcaagttacAGAGGAATACATATGACACTATTTACATAAAGTCCAAACAAACAAGATAATACACTATCTGGGAATACGTGTATATTGAAGCTACAATTCAGACAGGGGCCGCCCCTGTATGTGGAAATCCAGGGGCGAAGAGGAGACCCCGAGGGCTGGCTGTGCTCTTCCTTCCGCGGGACAGTAGACACACAGTTGCTCATTTACTAGTCCTCATCCCTTGGTTACATCTGTGCTCTGTGCTAGTGTAAAATGTTtcataaacactttttaaaaataacacatatgTACTCAGAAGTATTGCAAAATCTTAGTAGATTAAACTGCATGAATAGCCTTTCCATTGATCGCATTCAATCACAATATTAATACTGAATGATAATACCAATGAATTTAACCTAGGCTGTTAAAAACAACCAtgaaagacttaatttttttttcttaaagaaaaaatttagaacCACCACTACAACTCGCAGGCACGTACCCAGCCACCCTGCTGGATGATGTACTCGGCCGCGTGGTCCTCCAGGAACGTCACGCCGAACTGCAGCAGCGCGCCCAGCGGCTCCTGGCCGCGTTTCGTCAGCTCCAGAAGCATTTGTCGTAGCAAAATCAGAGGCACCAAAATCTTCAACACAAAGATGAGGGAGTAAAACACAAACTGAAATTCGTACAGGTCATTCTACATGTTCAACTACTAGAAAACACATTTCGGTGCATGTCTATGGAATTccctttttattataataaacagTGACCTCAACATGAATTTTGGAGAAAACTGCATGTACGTTTTATACCACAGGGTGGTACAAATGTCATTATATGAAAACAACCAGGCCtccgtgtgtgcacacacgcatgtTATGTGTAATTACATATGTATAGGAAATTCACTGAAGCATTAAAACAGCTAAAGACTGGAAATGACCCAACAGGCACTGTCAAATTTTGGTCATCCAGAAAAATATCAAGAAGCTGTTAAAATGAATTAGACTGTGCACTGCCCAACTGCCAAGATTTATCTTCAGTGAAAAAAGATAAAGCAGGGTGTGTACAATGATGGCACCATTTGCGTGAACACTGTAGaaccctccagtatttttggaaaATACCTAAGAAACTGGCGACAGTGGCAGCCTAGGAAGAGCGCAGCGGGGACACGGTGCCAACGCACTTTCAAGTGTGCATCTTTTGCACTTGGTGCACGCTGTCCTTGTCCTTTTATTACCTAATTGAACACAACACTTTCAAAGTCATGAACCATCTTACACAAGTCATCAAAAACCAGAGTTGTTAGTATCACTAATAACCTTATGgctcaatattaaaaagtcattaaaatttaTGACAGAGACTAACTAGAGtccttttccttccccaaaaTGCCCTGCATACTGAAGAGAACTAAGTACTTTCAGCTAACCATCTGCCTGAAATCCTTCTGactacaacaacaaaaaggaccgccaaaggaaatgaaaccagtTTCCTGTCACTGACCTGCCAAGGTCATAGCTGAGGGATTACAATATATTTCTGCAGAAGAGGACAAACAGAAAAGACAATGAATTTATATCCTTActaatattctttgttttttttttaagtaaaagcgGCTCCGAGGGAATCTCTATTAAAAAGTCTGAAAGAAAAATGTGGCAAACACACATCTTCCTTTTTGGTATTCTAAAAGAACTCTAGCCCCAGGTGCAGTCAAAATCGCTTCTCAGCACCAGCAGAGGGGTGCAGGGCTACAGACAGGACTCCACAAGGCTTTCTGCACGAGCAGACACCTGCAGCACTCCTGAAAAGAGGAGCACAGCTGCTCGTCCAGCTCCATATTCAGTCTcagctggggcagggaggggagctgTGAACCAGCCCAGCAGACACATCACACCAACCCCTAGGGCCTGGGGCCCTGCAGGCCTCAAAACATTCTCATTTCCCACAGTAATGTACTACATGCAATGTCTTAAAGTTATTCACATTTAAGCTCTACTGCCTCTCAGAAATGAGCCGCAAATGTTTCAGACTTGCCATATAGAGTAATACTCTTATTGTTTAAAATTCACCTCTTTCACGTATCAAGCGTAGCTGCCCTAGTTTTATGATACAATAATCTAGAGATAAGCCTGTAATCCTCTCACTGTCTTAACGTTAGTCCTTAACCGTATTCCCTCTGATTCACTATTACTTTTTACGCTGAAATCTAACCTTCTAGTCCATTCTTCATATAGCAACTGCTCCACCGCTTTCATCATTTGCTACTCTTTCCTGAATCTTCTTCATTGCAATTACATACTCCTTGAAATGCAGTGAGTGCAGAGGCTTCCTTTTGTAAGACTAGCATCTTCTACTTGGTTGATGACACTCTCACAGTTTATAACTTAGATCGTCTTTGTACAGTCATACCCACTGCCCTCTAACTGCTGTGGTCACAAAGCTTCACGGGTATTTCTACAACTGTTTCCATCAACTCCACATTTCACTATTCACAAGAGTTCTATATCATCTGTACACCTaatggacagcaaggacatcaaaccagtcaattctaagggaaatcaaccctgaaaactcattggaaggactgacgctgaagctgaagctccaatactttggccacatgatgcgaagagctgactcactggaaaagaccctgatgctgggaaagattgagggcaagaggacaaCAGggcagagaggatgagatggttggatggcatcactgactcaatggacatgaacttgggtgaactccgggagatggttagggacagggaggcctggcaaatACTATTCGTGAGCTTTGTTTGGATCTCAATTCTCAAACGAGCTTAGGAAAATATCTTCATGAAACTGGGAAGATGTGAATACTAAACAGGCTGTCTGATGATATTAAAATTACTGCTAATAATTGAGGTGTTGGAAATACACACTAATGTATCTACAGGGTGTGCGTCAAGATAATCCAGGGGAGAGTGGGGAACAGACGAACAAGACCAGACACAGGCTGACAACTGCTGAGGCTGAGGGACGGGTGCAAGTCCATCACACTGCGTGCTCCACTCTGTACACCTGACGTTTCAGtacaagattttaaaagatgagtGATGTAATTTGCACTAAAAATCAACCAAAGCAAACGAACTCTTCCTTGCTATTGCACTTCCACAGTCTACTTGTTACCATGTGAGCACCAGGCACTAAACACTCTAGCTTTCCTCTCTCAtggtcattttcttcttttcctataagCAGATAAGTTCAGAGAAAAAAACCAATCGCCATGAGGGAtaataaagaattaaagaataaccCATAATTCTGAGATAACTACTATGGATTATTTAATATTCTGGCATACATTCCAATTATTTTCCTCAGTATATACATTCTACACAGCCTACATTTTACACATATACTTTTGAAAAAATCATTCTATTAATATGGGTTTGTGACCAGCTTTTCTTCCTCCAGTTACTTTGATTTAAAGAGCATTTTACCGAGATGCTTTTACAATCTTTACTCAGATGAACTGACATTCAGCTTGGAAACTGGGCATGCTTTGTGGACACTTTTTCATTTGCGCCTCATTTACCTACCAGACAGCCACTTCATATAGTGATGTTATATCAAAATTTTGCAAATACTTgtgcaaaatataaaatacaagatATGGGCTAAATGCTTAAATTAGCCAATCTGATTTTGACTGGGGTGGAAGGAGGCATTTCAGCTGCTTATGACGACAAGCTGGGCTCTTTTCTGCCCTAAGGGACTGAGAGAGCAGTGCGGGACCACAGAGCAGGTCCTATTCCAGGGGCTTCACTTCCACGAAGGCTCAAGCCTCGCGGAGTCTGGCCTGTGGTTCAGGTAAGGGACTGAAATGAACTAGAGAATGGggtggtggagaaaaaggatgGGTGAAGAGGAAACATGAAGACTGGggttactttcatttttttggatAACCATAGGATGCGGAAAGGGAGACAAACAAGAGCTGACTGTAACAATCTTAAGGGCAATAGGATAAAAATGTAAGATAGGGGACAAGGCTAGTGATATTAGGGATCTCAATTATTTGCTGTTGGATATACAAAGAAATACATCATAACCAAGctcacttttatttataaaatctatTTCAAGTGTTCATAAGAGAGGTTTGCTTTATTCCATAAAGTAAGTGAAACAGATATTCTAACAACTCTTTCACAGTAACATAATATAACTCTAACAGCGACTGTTTGGGAACAAGGCTCCATGTGTCAAAGCTAACACAACAGCCACTGTTTGCGGAGTGCTCACTGTGGTGCCAGATGATGCCCTAAAACAAGCACTCAACACACATGATGTCATTCAGTTCTAGTAACACTTCTGAGGTTAGTGGTATGGTCTCCATGTCACAAATGTGAACATCAAGACCTCACCTGCTTAACTAACCTGCCCTAAGATGTGCACCTAGTCAGTGGCAAAGCTGATACAGAAACAAGTCCGATTACAGGCCCATGATGCTAATGATTATGCTCTAATGCCTTCAAAGCCTGTATTAAGGTGAGtaaaaatattatacatcaattaGATATATGAAGTCACACAGTCTGGCTTATAGCAGTATAATTCTCAGTAGAGGGGCTACTTATAAAATAACTGTATTGCACTTTCTCATCCCAAGCACCACATCACTAAGGGCCAGACCTCCTCCTGGTGAACTGGATGAGCCTAGACCACCTCTCCCGAGACTCTGCCTCAACAAGGTGACAAGTGGACCACATGGCCTGAAACAGTGGGTGAGCAGCAAGGGAGAGCAGAAAGACACCAAACACTAAAGTGGGAATCAGATCTCAGCTCCAGTGCTGGTTCTAACATGTACTGGTCAAGGGGTCTTAAGCAAGAACTTTTCTTTTATAACTGATTCTTCACCTGACCTAATAAGACAAAAGCTAATGAAGTCCCTTCTGCCCCCTCTGAGGGGACAGCTGCAACACTCAGATGAGACATGGCATGAGACACCTTGTCAACATCAGCACAACCAAGGCTCCGCCTGTAAGAACCCCAGAAGCCGTCCCAAATGGAGCCTGTGCTTTTCCCCAAAAACATACTCACCTGTGCACAAACAACCGTCTGGAGAGAAATGAAGAGATAATGGGGATTCAGGACAGATGGAAGGAAGATAGAGCACGACAGCACCCTCGGTTCTGGGCCAGCCTTCATCAGACACACCCACGTAACACAGCTGGGTTCATGGAACAATGAGCTCTCACACGATGCTAACAATCCCCTCCTGGACTTTATCATTAACACACTACAATCTTGTAACAGAAAAGATAACTTGGTTGATACCTTATTCCAGCCGCTGGCATGAACTGTGGTCTCCAGTGTACATTCCCGGTATGCCTGATATGTCACTGGCCtgtagggattttttttaaaaatctgtgtcacaaagaaggaaaattctaAATTTCCAGATGAATAAATATACAGTCACTACTCTGCTGTAGAACTTGCACTAAAGTAACACAGATGATTCAACAGATAATTTTCTATGAGACTGGCTTTTACCATTTGCTATGCATTTTTCTTTAAGCATTCTCTACAGGTAAGATTTATGCTACCAGCTTGGGAAAGCAGTTCAcaacataagaaaaataacaatatttttgtaATTGAATCTTATCCAATAAGATTTCTATGTTGCAGATAAATATATACAGTTATTAATAGAATCAAGTAAgagcaaacaataaaaatgattttgttaaTATAAAAGAACAATATAAACTCCTAAAGGCAAAAAATGTAAAGTATTTAAAACTTACAGAGATATTGTCACTGGAAGACTGTTCAAATTGGAGGCATAAGAAGGCAAATAAACATGCTACTTTAAATCTGGAGTCACTGACACCAGCTCCAGGCCAAGGCTCTCCTGCCCATTCCAGTCACACAGACACTCATCTACTGAGGGGATGTGAGTGCTGTGTTCTATGCCTGGGTTTCTGTGCAAATTAACAACCACAACAGATACTTGGCAGCAAGGTGAAGGCACCAAGTGCTTGCATAAcagatttaataaaaatttacctCCACCCACCTTTTGTGGGCAAAGAATTCACACACATGTTAAAAAAAGGAGAGGAATCTTGCTTTTAAAGGATTGTAAAATTCACTCCAAAGGCATTTTCTACTTTGAACAACCTGATCACTTCAGTCTTTTGAACAGTTAAGACTTATAACAGGTACACTTCCTGGTAGCTTACTgtgatgttttacattttaatacatttgtGCTTTATATATCCTAGTACACActaggaaactgaagctcagaaaagctAAGAGACTATCCTAAATCCACAGAGATGGCAAAGAGCAACACAGAATAGGAATTCACACCCAATGAGCTCTGGCTCCAAAGGCCACAAGGTCCCTGTTTTGAATCAGGGTTTTGACATGGTCACGATGGCAGTGATGCCCCTGGTAGCTGGCCAGCATCTGGACTGCAACGGGAGAGGAACCACCGGATGGCAGAGACTCGCTAAGAAAAAAGACCCTACGACAGCTCACCAATGATTTCTGTAATGGATACATGTTAAAACTAGAATATTTTTAACACACTGAGTTaaatacaatgtattttaaaatctacatttaatttttttacacaGCTGCTAGAAAATGTCAAGTTACATACGTGTGACCTTCATTTCCCGTTGGACAGCGCACAGGTCTGGACGTTACACAGAACAGCTCTGACACACGTGTGGCCCTCTTCTGTAAGTCTGTGCGACAGCGTACCACCAGGACACTGAAGTACCAAGACCATGGGTGGCCCTTCTAGTAAGATATTATGTACGACCTTCCTGCTGTCACATTTCCACTGAAGTACCCGGAGAACAGCTGGAAGACTTGGGCCGACACTGGACTCCAGCAAACAGGCTACCATCTGCTGCCCACGTGCTCCCTGCAGCTCTACTTGGGCATTCAGTCCCTTCACGTCCTttcctgaactgaactgtctgctgctgctgggcGGCACAGGGGTCCTGACGGGGAGTTTATCAGGCTAAATGACGTTAGCATCCGCCAGAATGAAACATGATTTGAAACGctgtatgtacacacatatatgcacattaGAGATTCAGCAGATTAAAACGCTCCAagggaaactgaaacacagaaaaacaagcaGCCTGAAAAACCAGCCCGATCTAATGAGCGACCTGACTCTGCAAAGAAGAAGACTGAGGGGaggaactttttaaatttaaagatctttcttttttgccatgctgtgaggcttgcaggatcttagggATTGAAGCTGTACCCTTGGTAGTGAAACTGCAaagtctaaccactggacagccaggacaatttggggaaaaaaaaacttcaaattgCTGGTGCTTGGCTATGTGAAGAGTTCACAATTAATTTTCTACTTCAACAAAACTGGAGGAATAAGTGGTATTTTCTACCTTCAAAGATACTGCCACCAACCTGTATAATACTTGTAGTTCACCATCAGTTATTCTCAAGGTATTAGTAACTTTTTAGAGTTGTTAAGCtactgggaaaacaaaacaaatattcacCCAagactgtgttttttaaaaatataatttactttGCAGTGAAAAGGTACCATCTTTTCCTGTAGATCATGAAAAGGACTCCGAAAACATATAATCCTGTCCTTCACGTAAttgtacatatataaaactatacTGTTTCTCAGAGAACTAATAATATCCCAGTAAAgttaaaattaacacagaaactGAGATAGAGGGAAATGATTGATACAAATAATCTGCATCAAGGTTGGGAACAGGTTTTGTCTCATGCTTCTCAGTTACTTTAATCCCAGTCCTAACCGCTTTTGTAagttttctatgtttattttggCCAAAAAGCAGGTTTCTTCAAATCTAAGATGAAATCTCCACACATAAACTAAATCAAAGTATGGCTCTTCTCGCGTCAGAAGCTTGGAAATTGCCTGACCGCGCCCGCCCCCAACAAACACTCCATAAGCCACTGCTGGGCTGCACCTCCACATTTTCTGTGGAAGTTGTAATTCCCACACCCAGGATCTTGTccccacatttatttttaaaactttctatgtataaagttaagaaaatctagataaaattttcatttcactgTTTCCTATGTATAGTTTGGATTTTTACATTTACTCATGTCACCAGAATATGAAGAAACAAACGGAATTCACCTTAAACCCAAATTGCTTCCTTCTAACAAATGGCAACATACACACTTTGCTTTGTCAAGGTAAGGGATCACCTACTACAACAGTGCTTGGCACCTGAATATTGGCCCTTTTAGTAAAGGAACCGTCTTCACCTTGTGTTAACTGCAGTCAATCTTTATTAAGacagacattttttttctaattcatacCAATTTCTTAACAACTCTAAGCAAAGAATTaaggaaaaggaatttttaagattttcaataAATGACTTGGCTTTCTGCTAATAGACTTTCACGATGAGCTTCTTGCTTCTGGCTGACAGCTGGAAGAGAAGTTCCCACAGCAGGAGTGTGGCAGAAGCACCACGGGCAGGTGTGCAACCCAAAGCTGAGCCACATCCGGGCGCCCCAAGCTGACACAACGCCAACCCCACCGTACAGTGCGTGAGACCCAGCCATTCCAGTCATGCTGGCCAGGACAGTGGTGGTAAAAAGTGGTTAGGACCAGTGAAACAGCCTGCAGTTACAACCAGGGAAAGCATCTGTTGAAACCAGACAGTCCAACAAATAAATACAGTCAAATTCATGCTGGAACAATTACATCACTgctcaaaatgaaaaaggagaggattagggaaagcaaaaaaggaaaaaatgaaggcaaGTGAGAAAAGCGACACTGTTCACCTAAATAAGGCCTTCAGAGCGTGGAGCGGTGGGGACTTGCCCGAGGCACTCACCGGCTGAGCAGCGTCTGCAAGGCCCCGAGCAGAGGCGCCCGCAGCTCCTGCGCCGCCTTCTCCCCGAGGTGGGCCAGGCAGTCCTCCACGGAGCTGTCCGGGTTCGCGGGGCTGAACACGGGCGAGGTGTGGCGGTCGAAGCCTGTGCTGGCGAAGGCTGAAGAAGCAAAAGGTGCACCCTCATGAATGAGCAGGTGAGAAGTTGTGCTATAAGCCCAGGGGGTTAGGATGAGGACTACTGGGAACCATAGCATAGTATAAGCCACTGAAAACGTCAGACGATCGTTACTGGGCATTAATCTTTCTTTCAAGAGGCCCTatttaaagattttcttaaagaaagatttttatgGAAAATCTCAGtttcaagagaagaaaagggCTAACGTGACATGTCAAAATGCGCAGACCAGTTTTGTGAATGACTGCAGACCCGTTCCAACCAAGATGACAAAGGAGAGCCTCTCCCAGCCCATCACCCAGGGGGGTCTGACGATTTGTTTTCACCTCTAGAAATGTGGCTCTTCTTAAACCAGATTCTCATCAGTTTTTCCACCTCAGAGGACCTCGTGACCTTCATTCTCTTTCAGAGCAAACTTTTAAACTCACAGTCATGCACTCTGCCCACCCACAGAGCCAGCCCCTCCTCCATTCCTCACTCCCTGTTACACAGACGCAGCCCTGCTCTGACTGCAGTAATAATCCATGCTGGTCCAGGGAGCAGACAGGACATATAACCCCTGGTTGTGGGGACAAGCGGCGTGCTGTCCCGGGAATCTGCCCTGCATCCTGTTTGAAGCATCAACCAGTTAAAtgtaaggaaaggaaaataaaagaagattaaCGTTAAGTTTctaattttctataaatttatacTTATATTCTTTCCTTACTAACAGGGAGCTGATTTATAGacatgatttctatttcttctttttaaaaattactgggcagggaattccctggtccactgctgctgctgttaagtcgcttcagtcgtgtctgactctgtgcaaccccacagacggcagccccccaggctcctctctccctgtgattctccaggcaagaatactggagtgggttgccaattccttctccaatgcatgctaagtcgcttcagctgtatccgactctgtgcgagcgcacagacagcagctcaccaagctccgctgtccacagggttctccagcaggaatactggagtgggttgccagttccctcTCCTCCTTGGTCCA
Coding sequences within:
- the BCL2L13 gene encoding bcl-2-like protein 13 isoform X7, translating into MASSTTVPLGFHYETKYVVLSYLGLLSQEKLQEQPASSPQGVQQDTVSQSLDQEVLLKVKTEIEEELKSLDKEISEAFASTGFDRHTSPVFSPANPDSSVEDCLAHLGEKAAQELRAPLLGALQTLLSRPVTYQAYRECTLETTVHASGWNKVIKGQGQRAPSAKDAHLKVRWHRVPAALFLGCHCRQFLRYFPKILEGSTVFTQMVPSLYTPCFIFFH